One Kribbella sp. NBC_00662 genomic region harbors:
- the nirB gene encoding nitrite reductase large subunit NirB: protein MRVVIIGGGMAGRRLAELLPYDVTVLGDEPSYNRSRLTEYVAGRAEPLMGDEQTATAVAVDRDRRVVTDAAGREWPYDHLVLATGAAPVVPEAVASTVEPIAPGAVTSGARLLRSVGDARAVVEAAGSVRRAVVLGGGVLGVETACALRERGVAVTLVHDGETLLDKTIRPAAARRITRAVRRLGVEVLLNTTVDGTDVRDGRFRALNLRSGRQVFGELLVVACGVQPRTELATGLAARTGIVVDHTLTSPDDPNIHAIGDCAEVEGRTTGTVASAWAHAELLAGHLSAAQSSIPPAPGGGVVEAGPAASPYSLRLGPEVVRVTAGGLDVLVLGDKDEAGEVVRLEDGSRYVRAVLRDGVVRSAVVVGAPEVAAELVLLADRGTPVVADGLLTATEVPTKRVPTVCRCNGVTRAAIEAAWRGGADSVDGIAATTRATTGCGSCTGAVGELLDRFRRGETEPVPSRRATMAELKKAKHVVVVGGGMVAHRLVEALRQRDTDITYRITVFAEEPRLPYDRVALTSYFSGRDPQDLSLGDPDLWDDPAVNLRKGVQVTSIDTTAKTVTTARGEQVGYDELVLATGSAAFIPPVKNNDAQGCFVYRTIDDVAALRVYVERLKAEGKQVNGVVVGGGLLGLEAAGALRALDATTKVVEFAPRLMPLQVDEGGGSALSRLIEGLDVEVLTATQCQRVKLTSQGAARAMAVADGPDLPADVVVFATGVRPRDELGREAGLEIGERGGVVVDDACRTSVPGVWAIGEVACIEGRVWGLIAPGYTMAEIVADRLLGGEATFPGADTSTKLKLLGVDVASFGDAFGATEGALDIVYADPVAGVYKKLVLSDDARTLLGGILVGDASAYSGLRPMVGRELGADPAAFLLPEGAGPVQLELPDDAPVCSCNNVSAGTIRCAVRDEGCGDIKSVCGKTKAGTSCGSCLPVVKNLLNAELTKAGVEVSKALCEHFALSRAELFDVVRITELRTFSEIVERHGTGRGCDICKPVVASILASLDPAGHVLDGERATLQDTNDHVMANMQKDGTYSVVPRIPGGEITPEGLITIGEVARDFGLYTKITGGQRVDLFGARIEQLPAIWKRLVDAGFESGHAYGKALRTVKSCVGSTWCRYGVQDSVGMAIALELRYRGLRSPHKLKLGVSGCARECAEARGKDVGVIATEKGWNLYVGGNGGMTPRHAELLASDLTDEELFRTIDRFLMYYIRTGDRLQRTAVWMRELEGGLDHVRDVVLNDSLGIAADLDAAMARHVDSYVDEWQATLNDPQKLARFVSFVNAPDQPDADLRYVVERSQPRPASPAERGQLEPVLLAGPRLEVRR, encoded by the coding sequence ATGAGAGTCGTGATCATCGGCGGCGGGATGGCCGGGCGACGGTTGGCCGAACTACTGCCGTACGACGTGACGGTGCTCGGCGACGAACCGTCGTACAACCGAAGCCGCTTGACCGAGTACGTCGCCGGCCGCGCCGAACCGCTGATGGGGGATGAGCAGACGGCCACCGCGGTCGCCGTCGATCGCGATCGCCGCGTGGTGACCGATGCCGCCGGACGCGAGTGGCCGTACGACCACCTGGTCCTCGCAACCGGCGCGGCTCCGGTGGTGCCGGAGGCGGTCGCATCCACGGTGGAGCCGATCGCGCCTGGGGCGGTCACGTCCGGGGCCCGTCTCCTCCGTTCGGTTGGTGATGCGCGGGCGGTGGTGGAGGCGGCGGGTTCGGTGCGGCGGGCCGTTGTGCTGGGTGGTGGCGTGCTCGGTGTCGAGACTGCTTGTGCGCTGCGGGAGCGCGGGGTCGCGGTGACGCTTGTGCACGACGGCGAAACCCTGCTGGACAAGACGATCCGGCCGGCGGCGGCGCGGCGGATCACCCGAGCGGTGCGGCGACTGGGTGTCGAAGTACTGCTCAACACGACAGTCGACGGGACAGACGTCCGGGACGGTCGCTTCCGGGCGTTGAACCTGCGCAGCGGTCGGCAGGTCTTCGGCGAGCTGCTGGTAGTCGCGTGCGGCGTACAACCACGCACCGAGCTGGCAACCGGCCTCGCAGCCCGCACCGGCATCGTCGTCGACCACACCCTCACAAGCCCCGACGACCCGAACATCCACGCGATCGGCGACTGCGCCGAGGTCGAAGGCCGCACGACGGGAACGGTCGCGTCCGCATGGGCACACGCCGAGCTTCTCGCCGGCCACCTGAGCGCCGCCCAGTCATCCATCCCGCCCGCCCCGGGCGGCGGGGTGGTGGAAGCCGGGCCTGCCGCGTCTCCGTACTCACTCCGGCTCGGGCCTGAGGTTGTGCGGGTGACAGCGGGTGGGCTTGACGTGCTTGTGCTGGGCGACAAGGACGAAGCCGGCGAGGTGGTGCGGCTGGAGGACGGGTCGCGGTACGTGCGCGCCGTCCTGCGGGACGGCGTGGTGCGGTCGGCGGTGGTGGTGGGGGCGCCGGAGGTGGCGGCGGAGCTGGTGTTGCTGGCGGATCGGGGGACGCCCGTCGTTGCGGACGGGTTGCTGACGGCGACCGAAGTACCGACGAAGCGGGTGCCGACGGTATGTCGGTGTAACGGCGTTACCAGGGCCGCGATCGAGGCGGCCTGGCGTGGGGGTGCCGACAGTGTCGACGGCATCGCCGCCACGACGCGGGCGACGACCGGGTGCGGCAGTTGCACCGGCGCCGTCGGCGAACTGCTCGACCGCTTCCGGCGCGGCGAGACCGAACCAGTCCCGAGCAGGAGGGCGACGATGGCAGAGCTGAAGAAGGCCAAGCACGTTGTGGTGGTCGGCGGTGGCATGGTCGCCCACCGGCTGGTCGAGGCGTTGCGGCAACGCGACACCGACATCACCTATCGGATCACCGTGTTCGCCGAGGAACCGCGGCTGCCGTACGACCGCGTCGCGCTGACCAGCTACTTCTCCGGCCGCGATCCGCAGGACCTCTCGCTCGGCGACCCCGACCTCTGGGACGACCCGGCGGTCAACCTCCGCAAGGGCGTCCAGGTCACCTCGATCGACACGACGGCGAAGACCGTGACGACCGCACGCGGCGAGCAGGTCGGGTACGACGAACTCGTCCTGGCGACCGGCTCGGCGGCGTTCATCCCGCCTGTGAAGAACAACGACGCGCAAGGCTGCTTCGTCTACCGGACCATCGACGACGTCGCCGCGCTGCGCGTGTACGTCGAACGCCTGAAGGCCGAAGGCAAACAGGTCAACGGTGTCGTCGTCGGCGGCGGTCTGCTCGGACTCGAGGCGGCCGGTGCCCTGCGGGCGCTGGATGCGACCACGAAGGTCGTCGAGTTCGCGCCGCGGTTGATGCCGTTGCAGGTCGACGAGGGCGGCGGTTCCGCCCTGTCCCGGCTGATCGAAGGGCTCGACGTCGAAGTACTGACCGCGACGCAGTGTCAGCGCGTCAAGCTCACGTCGCAAGGAGCGGCCCGCGCAATGGCCGTTGCCGACGGCCCCGATCTCCCGGCCGACGTGGTGGTGTTCGCGACCGGCGTCCGTCCGCGCGACGAACTCGGCCGCGAAGCCGGCCTGGAGATCGGCGAGCGCGGCGGTGTGGTCGTGGACGATGCCTGCCGTACGTCGGTGCCCGGCGTCTGGGCGATCGGCGAAGTCGCCTGTATCGAAGGCCGTGTCTGGGGATTGATTGCCCCCGGCTACACCATGGCCGAGATCGTTGCCGACCGCCTACTGGGTGGCGAGGCAACGTTCCCCGGTGCGGACACGTCGACCAAGCTGAAGCTGCTCGGCGTCGACGTCGCGAGCTTCGGCGACGCGTTCGGCGCGACCGAGGGCGCATTGGACATCGTGTACGCCGACCCGGTGGCCGGTGTCTACAAGAAGCTCGTGCTGTCCGACGACGCCCGTACCCTGCTCGGCGGCATCCTGGTCGGCGACGCGTCGGCGTACTCCGGACTCCGCCCGATGGTCGGACGCGAACTCGGCGCCGACCCGGCCGCGTTCCTGCTGCCCGAGGGTGCCGGACCGGTGCAGCTCGAGCTGCCGGACGACGCGCCGGTGTGCTCGTGCAACAACGTGTCGGCGGGCACGATCCGCTGCGCCGTACGCGACGAAGGCTGCGGCGATATCAAGTCGGTCTGCGGGAAGACCAAGGCGGGCACCAGTTGTGGTTCGTGCCTGCCGGTCGTGAAGAACCTGCTCAACGCCGAGCTGACCAAGGCCGGGGTCGAGGTCAGCAAGGCACTGTGCGAGCACTTCGCGCTGAGCCGGGCGGAGCTGTTCGACGTCGTCCGGATCACGGAGCTGCGGACGTTCAGCGAGATCGTCGAGCGCCACGGCACCGGGCGTGGTTGTGACATCTGCAAGCCCGTGGTGGCGTCGATCCTGGCCAGCCTGGACCCGGCCGGTCACGTCCTCGACGGCGAGCGCGCGACGCTGCAGGACACGAACGACCACGTGATGGCCAACATGCAGAAGGACGGCACGTACTCCGTCGTACCGCGCATCCCCGGCGGCGAGATCACGCCGGAGGGGCTGATCACGATCGGCGAGGTGGCGCGCGACTTCGGGCTGTACACGAAGATCACCGGCGGCCAGCGGGTCGACCTGTTCGGTGCGCGGATCGAGCAGCTGCCGGCGATCTGGAAGCGGTTGGTCGACGCCGGCTTCGAGTCGGGGCATGCGTACGGCAAGGCGCTCCGGACGGTGAAGTCGTGCGTCGGGTCCACCTGGTGCAGGTACGGCGTACAGGACTCGGTCGGGATGGCGATCGCGCTGGAGCTGCGGTACCGCGGGCTGCGGTCGCCGCACAAGCTCAAGCTCGGTGTGTCCGGATGCGCGCGCGAGTGCGCGGAGGCCCGCGGCAAGGACGTCGGCGTGATCGCGACCGAGAAGGGCTGGAACCTGTACGTCGGCGGCAACGGCGGGATGACGCCGCGGCACGCCGAGCTGCTCGCATCCGATCTGACCGATGAAGAGCTGTTCCGGACCATCGACCGCTTCCTCATGTACTACATCCGGACCGGGGACCGGCTACAGCGGACGGCGGTCTGGATGCGGGAGCTCGAGGGCGGCCTCGACCACGTGCGGGACGTCGTACTGAACGACAGCCTCGGCATCGCCGCCGACCTGGACGCCGCGATGGCCCGCCATGTCGACTCCTACGTCGACGAGTGGCAGGCGACGCTGAACGATCCGCAGAAGCTGGCCCGGTTCGTGTCGTTCGTGAACGCGCCGGACCAGCCCGACGCCGACCTGCGCTACGTGGTCGAGCGCAGCCAGCCGCGCCCGGCCAGCCCGGCCGAACGCGGTCAGCTGGAGCCGGTCCTGCTGGCCGGCCCCCGATTGGAGGTACGCCGATGA
- the nirD gene encoding nitrite reductase small subunit NirD, with translation MMVCEYDVLLPERGVAALLGDVQIALFRTHDGEVFALGNQDPFSGANVISRGIVGSRGDVPTVASPMFKQVFDLRTGACLDDPEVSLPVYAVQVVDGQVVVSTGD, from the coding sequence ATGATGGTCTGTGAGTACGACGTCCTGCTGCCCGAGCGCGGTGTCGCGGCGCTGCTGGGGGATGTGCAGATCGCGTTGTTCCGCACCCACGACGGCGAGGTGTTTGCCCTCGGCAACCAGGATCCGTTCAGCGGTGCGAACGTGATCTCCCGCGGCATCGTCGGCAGCCGCGGCGACGTACCGACGGTCGCGTCGCCGATGTTCAAGCAGGTCTTCGACCTGCGGACCGGCGCCTGCCTGGACGATCCGGAGGTTTCGCTGCCGGTGTACGCCGTTCAAGTGGTCGATGGGCAGGTTGTGGTGAGCACCGGTGACTAG
- a CDS encoding uroporphyrinogen-III synthase — protein MTRTGPLSGCTIAITAHRRAEDLVASFERRGAKVLHAPTLQIVPVADDHALIEATRRVIANPPDDVVVTTAVGFRGWVEAADTAGLAADLLGTLEQSRLLARGPKARGAIRAAGLVEHWSARSETTAEVVEWLRTQGVHGRKIVVQLHGLSDPSLQDALRTAGASVRGLEVYRWGPAPDPAVVERMISQICAGTVDAVVHTSAPGAQAMLDAAALAGQYDALVSALRTGRVLNACVGPITAGPFVALGLEPLVPDRFRLGALIRIVTDRLTDDNARTIETEFGLLVIRGGAAVLDGVVLPLGPGPRAVLAALVAAGGDVVSRPELLAVLPGAEDVHAVEVTVNRLRTAVGRPELVRTVVRRGYRLAVEPAGVPT, from the coding sequence GTGACTAGGACCGGGCCGCTGAGCGGCTGCACGATCGCGATCACCGCGCACCGGCGCGCGGAGGATCTGGTCGCGTCGTTCGAGCGGCGGGGCGCGAAGGTGCTGCACGCGCCGACGCTGCAGATCGTGCCGGTGGCCGACGACCACGCGCTGATCGAGGCGACCCGGCGGGTGATCGCGAACCCGCCGGACGATGTCGTGGTGACGACCGCGGTCGGTTTCCGCGGCTGGGTCGAGGCGGCCGACACCGCCGGGCTGGCCGCAGACCTGTTGGGCACGCTGGAGCAGTCACGGCTCCTGGCCCGCGGCCCGAAGGCGCGCGGCGCGATCCGGGCGGCCGGGTTGGTCGAGCACTGGTCGGCGCGGTCGGAGACGACGGCCGAGGTGGTCGAGTGGTTGCGTACGCAGGGCGTGCACGGGCGGAAGATCGTCGTACAGCTGCATGGTTTGTCGGACCCGTCGTTGCAGGACGCGTTGCGTACGGCGGGAGCGTCGGTGCGCGGGCTGGAGGTGTACCGCTGGGGGCCGGCGCCCGACCCGGCTGTCGTCGAGCGGATGATCTCGCAGATCTGCGCGGGGACGGTGGATGCCGTCGTGCACACCTCGGCGCCGGGTGCGCAGGCGATGCTCGACGCGGCGGCGTTGGCCGGGCAGTACGACGCGTTGGTGTCGGCCCTGCGGACAGGGCGCGTGCTGAACGCCTGCGTCGGGCCTATCACCGCGGGCCCATTCGTCGCGCTCGGTCTCGAGCCGCTCGTCCCGGATCGCTTCCGGCTGGGTGCGTTGATCCGGATCGTCACTGATCGGCTGACCGATGACAACGCTCGCACGATCGAGACGGAGTTCGGGCTGCTGGTGATTCGTGGTGGAGCGGCGGTGCTGGACGGGGTCGTGCTCCCGCTCGGGCCGGGGCCGCGCGCCGTACTCGCGGCGTTGGTTGCTGCCGGCGGTGACGTGGTCTCACGACCGGAACTGCTGGCCGTCCTGCCCGGTGCGGAAGACGTGCATGCAGTAGAAGTCACCGTCAACCGGCTACGAACCGCGGTCGGCCGGCCCGAACTGGTCCGCACGGTCGTCCGCCGCGGCTACCGCCTGGCTGTCGAACCCGCGGGTGTCCCGACATGA
- a CDS encoding sirohydrochlorin chelatase — protein sequence MTDLVAVAHGTADPAGIAVVHELVRELARRRPELPVSLGFVDLLTPALPDLARRVATDADEAVMVPLLLSSGYHVYVDIAAEASRRPHKLRAAAALGPDPVLADILADRLGDLSRVDQVVLAAAGSSDSRALMDCAETADLLARRVDRPVAVGYLSGAGERLPSVLSRVRGRVAVATYLLAPGFFANRVRRLAGSRFVSPPLGADPRLAELALQRYDAAVRPSAIAV from the coding sequence ATGACCGATCTCGTCGCAGTCGCCCACGGCACAGCGGATCCGGCGGGGATCGCCGTGGTTCACGAGTTGGTGCGCGAGCTGGCGCGCCGGCGTCCGGAGCTGCCGGTCTCGTTGGGTTTCGTCGACCTCCTGACGCCGGCCCTTCCCGATCTCGCGCGCCGGGTGGCGACCGATGCCGACGAAGCCGTCATGGTCCCGCTCCTGCTCAGCTCCGGCTACCACGTGTACGTCGACATCGCTGCCGAAGCCTCCCGTCGGCCCCACAAGCTCCGTGCGGCCGCGGCCCTCGGGCCCGACCCGGTCCTCGCGGACATCCTGGCCGACCGCCTCGGCGACCTGTCCCGCGTCGACCAGGTCGTCCTCGCCGCAGCGGGCTCGTCCGACTCCCGAGCGCTGATGGATTGTGCGGAGACCGCCGACCTGCTGGCCCGGCGCGTCGACCGGCCAGTTGCCGTCGGCTACCTTTCCGGCGCCGGCGAACGCCTGCCGTCCGTCCTCTCCCGGGTCCGGGGTCGCGTCGCGGTGGCGACGTACCTGCTGGCTCCTGGGTTCTTCGCGAACCGGGTCCGGCGGCTGGCCGGCTCGCGTTTCGTCAGTCCGCCGCTCGGCGCGGATCCCCGGCTGGCCGAGCTTGCCCTGCAGCGCTACGACGCCGCCGTCCGGCCGTCAGCCATCGCCGTCTGA
- a CDS encoding SulP family inorganic anion transporter, whose product MESSGWRAYVPGAELAGSYQRSWLPKDVVAGLVLSALLVPQGMAYAQLAGLPPVTGLYTSILCLLGYAVFGPSKVLVLGPDSSLGPMIAATLAPLLLANGDPARAIALASMLALMVGVVMVVAGLARFGFVADLLSKPTQIGYLNGLALTIVVGQLAKLFGFSIDADGLLAELKAFVSGLADGEANTTAAIIGVLSLAGIVLLNRFLPKLPSVLIVVVLAAVVVGAFDLQSHGVDTVGVLPEGFPPFTVPHVAWDDVPPLFVGALAIAVVALADTMSTASAFAARRGERVRGNQEMIGIGTANLAAGLFQGFPVSTSGSRTAVAEQAGSKSQVTGVVGAATITAVLLFATGVMQYVPQPTLGAIVIAAALSLADIAGTRRLWKQRKTEFWLSIAALLGVALLGVLPGILIAIALSILNVFRRTWWPHETELGRVAGIPGLHDTESYPDADLLPGLVVYRFDAPLIFANARMFGDKVRELAEEDPGLQWIIVAAEPITDVDTTASDMLQELDEWLNERGISLVFAEMKDPVREKIERYELTRTIDPRHFLPTVDEAVAEYVRQTGATWRAPVRPSDGDG is encoded by the coding sequence ATGGAATCGTCGGGGTGGCGGGCATACGTCCCCGGAGCCGAGCTGGCCGGGTCGTACCAGCGATCGTGGTTGCCCAAGGACGTCGTCGCCGGCCTGGTCCTGTCGGCGCTGCTGGTACCGCAAGGGATGGCGTACGCCCAGCTGGCCGGGCTGCCGCCGGTGACCGGTCTCTACACGTCGATCCTGTGCCTGCTCGGCTATGCCGTTTTCGGACCGTCCAAGGTGCTGGTGCTCGGTCCGGACTCGTCACTCGGACCGATGATCGCGGCGACGCTCGCTCCACTCCTGCTGGCGAACGGCGATCCGGCCCGGGCGATCGCACTCGCTTCGATGCTGGCGCTGATGGTCGGTGTGGTGATGGTGGTCGCGGGGCTGGCCCGCTTCGGGTTCGTCGCGGATCTGCTGTCGAAGCCGACCCAGATCGGCTACCTGAACGGGCTCGCGCTGACCATCGTGGTCGGTCAACTTGCCAAGTTGTTCGGGTTCTCGATCGATGCCGACGGATTGCTGGCAGAGCTGAAAGCGTTCGTGTCGGGGCTCGCGGACGGGGAGGCGAACACCACGGCCGCGATCATCGGGGTGCTTTCACTGGCCGGCATCGTGCTGCTGAACCGGTTCCTGCCCAAGCTGCCGAGCGTCCTGATCGTGGTGGTGCTGGCTGCCGTCGTGGTCGGCGCGTTCGACCTGCAGTCGCACGGTGTCGACACGGTCGGCGTCCTCCCCGAGGGATTCCCGCCGTTCACCGTCCCGCACGTCGCCTGGGACGACGTACCTCCGCTGTTCGTCGGTGCGCTGGCCATCGCCGTCGTCGCGCTCGCGGACACGATGTCCACGGCGTCGGCGTTCGCTGCCCGCCGCGGCGAGCGGGTGCGCGGGAACCAGGAGATGATCGGCATCGGCACCGCCAACCTCGCGGCCGGGCTCTTCCAGGGTTTCCCGGTCAGCACCAGCGGATCGCGCACCGCCGTCGCCGAGCAAGCCGGCTCGAAGTCCCAGGTGACAGGTGTCGTCGGTGCCGCGACGATCACCGCGGTACTGCTGTTCGCCACCGGCGTGATGCAGTACGTGCCGCAGCCGACGCTGGGCGCGATCGTCATCGCGGCCGCACTCTCACTGGCCGACATCGCCGGGACCCGACGGCTGTGGAAGCAACGCAAGACCGAGTTCTGGTTGTCCATCGCCGCACTGCTCGGCGTGGCGTTGCTCGGCGTACTGCCCGGCATCCTGATCGCCATCGCGCTGTCGATCCTGAACGTCTTCCGCCGGACCTGGTGGCCGCACGAGACCGAGCTCGGCCGGGTGGCGGGGATCCCGGGTCTGCACGACACCGAGAGCTACCCCGACGCCGACCTGCTGCCCGGTCTGGTCGTCTACCGGTTCGACGCGCCGCTGATCTTCGCGAACGCGCGGATGTTCGGTGACAAGGTGCGGGAGCTGGCCGAGGAAGATCCGGGCCTGCAGTGGATCATCGTGGCCGCCGAGCCGATCACCGACGTCGACACGACAGCCTCCGACATGCTGCAGGAGCTGGACGAGTGGCTCAACGAGCGCGGCATCTCGCTGGTCTTCGCGGAGATGAAGGATCCGGTCCGCGAGAAGATCGAGCGGTACGAGCTGACCCGCACGATCGACCCGCGGCACTTCCTGCCGACCGTGGACGAGGCCGTCGCGGAGTACGTGCGGCAGACCGGAGCGACCTGGCGCGCCCCGGTCCGGCCGTCAGACGGCGATGGCTGA
- a CDS encoding PPK2 family polyphosphate kinase: MTSREERIADFIEAFRVEPGSKVELSEDFDPAYRGTVRKKKKGRQLLAEGIDMLAEYQTRLYAQHSHGVLVVLQALDAGGKDGTIRHVMTGVNPQGVDVHGFKVPSSVELDHDYLWRYQQQLPRRGAITIFNRSHYEEVLVVRVHPELLERQNLPHSARGKGMWRRRYHEINEWERTLSRNGTKIVKLFLNLSNEEQRTRFLRRIDLADHNWKFSSADVREREYWDDYQRAFSKMLSNTSTEWAPWYVIPADRKWYARIAAAAVIANALMEIDPQFPTIDKGAHNALMDIKKTLEAQSPEGAAPDPFEAG, encoded by the coding sequence ATGACATCTCGCGAGGAACGAATCGCCGACTTCATCGAGGCATTCCGGGTCGAGCCGGGGTCGAAGGTCGAGCTGTCCGAGGACTTCGACCCGGCGTACCGGGGCACCGTGCGGAAGAAGAAGAAAGGCCGCCAGTTGCTGGCCGAGGGCATCGACATGCTGGCCGAGTACCAGACCCGGCTGTACGCGCAGCACAGCCACGGCGTCCTGGTGGTGCTCCAGGCGCTCGACGCCGGCGGGAAGGACGGCACCATCCGGCACGTGATGACCGGCGTCAATCCGCAAGGCGTGGACGTGCACGGCTTCAAGGTGCCGTCGAGCGTGGAGCTGGATCACGACTACCTGTGGCGCTACCAGCAACAGCTCCCCCGGCGCGGTGCGATCACCATCTTCAACCGCTCGCACTACGAGGAAGTGCTCGTCGTCCGCGTGCACCCTGAACTCCTGGAGCGTCAGAATCTCCCGCACAGCGCCCGGGGCAAGGGGATGTGGCGACGGCGGTACCACGAGATCAACGAGTGGGAGCGAACCCTCAGCCGCAACGGCACCAAGATCGTCAAACTCTTCCTGAACCTGTCCAACGAGGAGCAGCGGACCCGTTTCCTGCGGCGGATCGACCTGGCCGACCACAACTGGAAGTTCTCCTCGGCCGACGTCCGCGAACGCGAGTACTGGGACGACTACCAGCGGGCGTTCTCGAAGATGCTGTCGAACACCAGCACCGAATGGGCGCCGTGGTACGTGATTCCCGCCGACCGCAAGTGGTACGCCCGGATCGCCGCGGCCGCGGTGATCGCGAACGCGCTGATGGAGATCGATCCGCAGTTCCCGACGATCGACAAGGGCGCGCACAACGCCCTCATGGACATCAAGAAGACCCTCGAGGCCCAGTCGCCGGAGGGGGCGGCGCCCGACCCGTTCGAAGCCGGCTAG